One window of the Passer domesticus isolate bPasDom1 chromosome 14, bPasDom1.hap1, whole genome shotgun sequence genome contains the following:
- the LOC135280685 gene encoding protein shisa-like-1a, giving the protein MSLELAACPTGPAVSVVPALPNALLPAAVLLQNLHLCEGYVGPDGRSHPGFYCPRLTDPPGHRYCCQPGPRALKACCSQLALEALSGVNLSSLAGPGLLR; this is encoded by the coding sequence ATGTCgctggagctggcagcctgTCCTACAGGCCCTGCAGTTTCCGTGGTCCCTGCCCTCCCCAATGCCCTGCTCCCCGCTGCAGTCCTGCTGCAGAACCTGCACCTCTGCGAGGGCTACGTGGGCCCTGACGGGCGCTCCCACCCCGGCTTCTACTGCCCGCGGCTGACGGACCCGCCCGGCCACCGCTACTGCTGCCAGCCCGGCCCGCGCGCCCTCAaggcctgctgctcccagctggcgCTGGAAGCCCTCAGCGGGGTGAacctctccagcctggctggccCCGGCCTGCTGCGGTGA
- the UNC45A gene encoding protein unc-45 homolog A, translated as MEEPVTAEQLRARGNALFQAGDPGAALAAYTEALSLSDAVSERAVLHRNRAACYLKLEDYTKAEADATKAIEADGRDVKALFRRSQALQQLGRLDQAVSDLQRCVSLEPRNKAFHEALRALGSSVHEKMKAMSCTDSKVEQMFQILLDLEEKDADKKQKAAQNLIVLAREEAGAEKIFQSDGVRLLLQLLDTAKADLMLAALRTLVGLCSGHRSRTTAILAELGAPRLAAVLGVEHEQVSLAACNLLHVMFDSLKEGLQKDFRGKEDAVVLDSSRDLKLLIKHLLEMLVLEGASAYGRDNALNLLIKVVPRKSPKETNNSLSLWVIDQGLKKILEVGSTVCGSLGSLPVTENSRMSTSVLLSKLYEDLKCDAERENFHRLCEDYVRSWFEGHELPGKLRAIQTVSCLLQGPSDAGNRVLELEGIMDSVLSLCASVCEAHQLVAVEALIHAADKAKRASFITANGVNLLKEIYKHSERDSIRIRALVGLCKLGSAGGTDFSMKQFAEGSTMKLAKQCRKWLCNEAIDAGTRRWAVEGLAYLTFDADVKEEFVEDKAAMQAMFQLAKSEDRSVLYAVASTLVNCTNSYDHEEPDPQMLELAKYAKQHIPEQHPKDKPEFVKRRVRKLLVAGVVSALACMVKSENPALTSSCRELISRVFLALVEEAEDRGGVVAQGGGKALIPLSLEGTEVGQTKAAQALAKITITSNPEMAFPGERIYEVVRPLVSLLHLQRTGLENFEGLMALTNLAGISERLRQKILKERAVPMIEGYMFEEHELIRLAATECMCNMAMSKEVQEMFLAEGSDRLKLMVLYSGEEDEKLRRAASGTLAMLTTLHPAICKRIPQVTVHWLEILQALLLSPSAELQHRGAVVVMNMMAAAREVAEQLIASEMLEILSVLAKDKDKPRVAQAAQESLAHAVAYGLIKPNPGHA; from the exons ATGGAGGAGCCG GTGACGGCGGAGCAGCTTCGGGCGCGGGGTAACGCGCTGTTCCAGGCGGGGGATCCCGGAGCCGCCCTGGCTGCCTACACGGAGGCTCTGAGCCTGAGCGACGCCGTGTCGGAGCGCGCCGTGCTGCACCGGAACCGGGCCGCGTGTTACCTGAAGCTG GAGGATTACACCAAGGCAGAGGCTGATGCCACTAAAG CCATCGAGGCTGACGGCCGCGACGTGAAGGCGCTGTTCCGCCGCAGCCAGgcgctgcagcagctgggccgCCTGGACCAGGCCGTCAGCGACCTGCAGCGCTGCGTCAGCCTGGAGCCCCGGAACAAGGCCTTCCACGAGGCCCTGCGCGCCCTGGGCAGCAGCGTGCACGAGAAG ATGAAGGCCATGTCCTGCACGGACTCGAAAGTAGAGCAGATGTTCCAGATCTTGCTGGATCTCGAAGAAAAGGATGCGGACAAGAAGCAGAAA GCTGCGCAGAACTTGATCGTGCTGGCACGAGAAGAGGCTGGAGCAGAGAAAATCTTCCAGAGTGACGGTgtgcggctgctgctgcagctgctggacaCGGCCAAGGCTGACCTGATGCTGGCAGCCCTGCGCACGCTGGTGGGGCTGTGCTCCGGCCACCGCTCCCGG ACCACGGCCATCTTGGCGGAACTGGGGGCTCCCCGTCTGGCGGCGGTGTTGGGTGTGGAGCACGAGCAGGTGTCCCTGGCTGCCTGCAACCTGCTGCACGTGATGTTCGACTCCCTGAAGGAGGGGCTGCAGAAAGACTTCCGTGGGAAGGAGGATGCAGTGGTGCTGG ATTCCTCCAGGGACCTGAAATTGCTGATCAAGCACCTCCTGGAGATGCTAGTGCTGGAAGGGGCCTCAGCGTATGGCCGTGACAATGCCCTCAACCTGCTCATCAAGGTGGTGCCCAGGAAGTCACCAAAGGAGACCAACAACAGCCTGAGCCTCTGGGTGATTGATCAGG GCCTGAAGAAAATCCTGGAGGTGGGCAGCACGGTGTGTGGCAGCTTGGGCAGCCTGCCCGTGACAGAGAACAGCCGGATGAGCACCTCTGTTCTGCTCAGCAAACTGTATGAGGACCTGAAGTGTGATGCCGAGAGGGAAAACTTCCACCGTCTGTGTGAGGACTATGTGAG GAGCTGGTTCGAGGGGCACGAGCTGCCGGGGAAGCTGCGGGCCATTCAGACAGTGTCGTGCCTGCTGCAGGGTCCCTCGGATGCAGGGAACagggtgctggagctggaggggATCATGGACAGCGTGCTGTCCCTCTGTGCCTCGGTGTGTGAGGCCCACCAGCTGGTGGCGGTGGAGGCGCTGATCCACGCGGCCGACAAGGCCAAGCGCGCCTCCTTCATCACGGCCAACGGCGTCAACCTGCTCAAGGAGATCTACAAGCACAGCGAGAGGGACAGCATCCGCATCCGTGCCCTCGTG gggctctgcaagctgggatctgctggaggCACGGACTTCAGCATGAAGCAGTTTGCCGAGGGATCCACCATGAAGCTGGCCAAGCAGTGCCGCAA GTGGCTCTGCAACGAGGCCATCGATGCGGGCACGCGGCGCTGGGCTGTGGAGGGCCTGGCCTACCTCACCTTCGATGCAGATGTCAAGGAGGAGTTTGTGGAGGACAAGGCAGCAATGCAGGCCATGTTCCAGCTGGCCAAG TCAGAGGACAGGAGTGTGCTCTATGCTGTTGCCTCCACGCTGGTGAACTGTACCAACAGCTATGACCACGAGGAGCCGGACCCGCAGATGCTGGAGCTGGCCAAGTATGCCAAGCAGCACATCCCGGAGCAGCACCCCAAG GACAAGCCGGAGTTCGTGAAGCGGCGGGTGCGGAAGCTGCTGGTGGCTGGAGTGGTGTCGGCTCTGGCCTGCATGGTGAAGAGCGAGAACCCGGCGCTCACCAGCTCCTGCCGGGAGCTGATCTCCAG AGTGTTCCTGGCACTGGTGGAGGAGGCAGAAGACCGGGGTGGTGTGGTTGCTCAGGGAGGAGGCAAG GCTCTGATCCCACTGTCGCTGGAGGGCACTGAGGTGGGGCAGACCAAGGCAGCGCAGGCCCTAGCAAAGATCACCATCACCTCCAACCCGGAGAtggcattccctggggagcgg ATCTATGAGGTGGTGCGGCCCCTGGTCAGCCTCCTGCACCTGCAGCGCACGGGCCTGGAGAACTTTGAGGGGCTGATGGCCTTGACCAACCTGGCTGGCATCAGCGAGAGGCTGCG GCAGAAGATCCTGAAAGAGCGGGCCGTGCCCATGATTGAGGGGTACATGTTTGAGGAGCACGAGCTGATCCGGCTAGCCGCGACGGAGTGCATGTGCAACATGGCCATGAGCAAGGAG GTGCAGGAGATGTTCCTGGCTGAGGGCAGTGACCGGCTGAAGCTGATGGTGCTGTACAGTGGGGAGGAGGATGAGAAGCTGCGGCGGGCAGCCTCGGGCACCCTGGCCATGCTGACTACCCTGCACCCCGCCATCTGCAAGCGGATTCCCCAGGTG ACGGTGCACTGGCTGGAGAtcctgcaggccctgctgctgagccccagcGCGGAGCTGCAGCACCGTGGCGCCGTGGTGGTGATGAACATGATGGCAGCCGCTCGCGAGGTGGCCGAGCAGCTCATCGCCAGCGAGATGCTGGAGATCCTGTCTGTGCTTGCCAAGGACAAGGACAAGCCGCGGGTGGCCCAGGCGGCCCAGGAGAGCCTGGCACACGCCGTGGCTTACGGGCTCATCAAGCCGAACCCCGGCCACGCCTGA